TCCAAGTACGCCTCCTTCACCTGGATGAGCACGGAGAAGCCTCATCAAACATGGACACATACCAGGTGGCACGAATCGCCTACTGCACGGCTGACCACAGCGTCAGACCCAATGTGTTTGCATGGATCTATAGAGAGATCAACGACGACCTGTCCTTCCAGATGGACTGCCACGCCGTTGAGTGTGAAAACAAGCTAGAGGCCAAGAGACTGGCCCACTCCATGATGGAGGCCTTCCGCAAGACCTTCCACAGCATGCGCAGCGATGGGCGCATTCACAAGAGCGGCTCCACGGACGACTTCACTGAAGACTCATCCACTCCTGAAGACACCACTCCAGACGACGGCTGAAGGACTGAATGCAAACCTCTCCTCCCAGTCCTGATCCAAGGATGGACAGATCTCATTCTCCTctagtctctttctctttcatttggAACACAAATCAACTGACCCTGTGAACCACCATGCCCAGGTTAATGAAGTAGCTCTGAAACAAAGGGAAGGTTgatgataaagtgacatttacaaacgTGAATAGCAAAGTGCTGCCATTTGAATCAAATGCCCTCAAAGGCCCACGAGGGCATCTCAAGCACCTCCTGAGATTGACTAGACATTTCCATTACTCCCTGAACAGACACACTTTGTGGTTCTTAAGCTTTTTCATTTACGGAACTACAAATGTGGTTCCTGTTAAGACCTTAGCTCATGAAACCGAATGCTACTCTTGCCATGTGTGGACCCAGCTTAAATAAGACTGTGACTTATTTTGGGTTCCATCTCCAGAGTTCCTACCACACTGGAGCACATTAGTTCTCTTATAAATGAATGGATCTCTGTTACAATGCCTTTGACCTTGATAATAAGTAACAAATGTGGATACAACTTAAAGCACTATTCATATCACTATGGTACTACCCAAGACTGAGGTAGAGGCATTCCCTGTGTCTCTACTGAATACAGAAAGTACAGAGCACCTGCCTGGAGAAAGGTGCTCAAAAAGAATTAGGTTTTGGCTGAAGGTTTGGTCTGTCTGCACATCTCAATCATTCACATTCTGTTAGTATACCAAATCCGGGCTGTTTTTTGCAGCCTGCCAGATTATGTGCCTCACTTTCCTCTCACATTACGTATTTTTAACCCTGGTCTCATCAAATACATGCGGCCAAGTACTTGTGTTATTCGTGTGCGTGGTAGCTTCCTTCTGCACGGTTGGCGTATTGTATATGAATGTACATGAGTGCTTGGATATCGGCGTGTGACTGATGAGTATGTTTGGTTCAGGAAACTTGTTCAAAAGATGTTCAAAAGTCAAGGTACTGTGACCATACTGCCACCTTATAAGTTCTTTTTAACTTAGGGAGAAAGATGCAAAGTTGGTGAGGCAGGGTTGTAGCTGCCATTGTATTTGATGGTAAATAACAGCCATCCAAGGCAACTGACAAAGCTTTTGAATGCACTATACACTAGTTATAGTGGCTTAGGGAGGCAGCAGATAGTGACCAAGGAGCATTGATACAACTGCTCCACAccacttttttccttttaactTGACCAGACAGAACTGTGATCATCGTGGCCATAGGCAGTTCGCAGTGAAGCAAAGGATCAGTTAATGCCTAATGAAAACCTTATGTGGATCCAGATGTCAACTAACTCTAACCCATATTAATATCATTGCTTGAAAATCCTTATATCATATACGGTACAACATATGTTTCATATTGTATGTAAAAACAGTGGTGCCAAAATGCTAGCAAGAACGTCCAGTTTGGAGTTAGCATGTTCCATGTGTTGGTCCTCAGGGTGGTTTCTTCAGTCACCTTGAAAAACAGGTTGAGTCTTAATTTAATGACCATTATACTTATAATGCAGTCGATTGTTAAGACAGTTAACAGTCTAAGTACAGTAAGCttgaatttgaattatttttaatgtCCAACTATtaccatacacacacaaactttgACTCTTACGAGCAATTTCTTATATCCATTATTTCTTAGTTCTTAATATTTGACATGTATGCTAATCATAGATGCTAACGCTAAAGTTGACTGTAAAGATTGGGAATAGTTGTGATATTTGAAgagttattttctttttatgtcTCATTTGCACCGTACATTTCAGTGATCATTTAAAGTTACATACAGACTTCTGACATCTGTAGCCACACAGGGCTCATGTAGTTAACTCCTCTTTGTTGGTCCACTTACACTGCCCATATGTTAGGCTCCAGATTACATAATAATAGACCTGACTTAAATACAGTATTGAACTAGGGTACGTCACAGAGTAGTACGCAAAGACATATTTAATTCTTCGTTGATAAGCTTATTTACAAATCCAGATGTAATCACTTTCCAAGTACAGTATAGAAAAGAATAGTTATATAACAAATGATAGAACATAGAACAACCATAGTACGATACAGAGCAGTGTTATGAAGCCTACTGTGAAATAAGAATAGCCTGAAAGtggtgtctgcatgtgtgtgtttgtgtgtgtgtatggggtgGATTGTATGTGAGTGTGACTGATGAGTGAGGAGTGTGCGTGGACAGGCCAGAGATAAGTTTTTATAAAGCTGTATATTACTGTGTCTTGTCTGTCGGAAAGCTTGGATGCgctttaaatgttcaaatgttacCTTAAGTGTTTTCTATACAGTGTTTGCAGAGATCAAGAAAATTGCATATAAAGTACCTATCAAATGCAATGGTGTGGTCTATTTGTTTGCACTTCTTAAAACTGATGGGATTTAGTAATGTTTGCTGGCCATATTTGTCGATTAGTAACTATATGTCAAGGCAACATTCTCTGCTTGAGTTGAAAATATATCTAAATGGAGGTGTTATttcatgttccacagtgtagcattaaagtGATATatcttgtattttgttttaatagctCAAAAATTTCTtcaaaagcatgcattcttactatgatcGGGGTTGCGTCTCCatatatgacctgtaactttccctagtgatgtcacctgcttgtctccatgaagattgatgccatactgtggaacattccaggcaaaacaataacatctccatggacacaagcagatggctgaccctccaccagaaaatccACAGAATGCgcctttaaatcaaaatggctTGCTTGcatcataaatacaaaaaagtgtaCATTTCTCAGAAGAAAGGCGAGTCATAATTGTGCCAGAATGtccaacaaaacacattttatttccaCTGGTTTATAAATGCCAACTGTAGTGGGAGTAGAGTGTTTGAAGTGACTCATACAGTTTACATGCGGTTGCACATGCTCTGCAAAAACATCACTGTTCCACTCCTTCAATGGCGGCACCAAGTCAAGCTTAATTCCCAGCATTCCTCACGTTTTGTCAGAACGTTTATTATGTTTGTCTAGTTGTTGTGCTTCTCTCCTTCACCACAGTACATCAAAAGGACCACATCAGGGAGAAGATAGCCTCGTGCCTGACGCTACCACAGTAATTGAAAGCAAAATGGATGCTGTTTTAAGTGTTGAAATGAATGCACTGCCTCCCTCTGGTGGCAGAAGGAACAATTAACGTACTATaagtgaaatgaaatgaaacctAACCATGCAAAATGATGACTCCATTCATTTTGATGGTCTTGAAGCATATAACCCAGAACTAtaaggtttaaaggtgcactaaggaACTTtgccaccatggagatgttactgcttgcTTGGAATGTTACTCAGTGTGATGTGAAACTTGAATaacatacatttattaaattagaGTGTTTGCATTCCTCAAACATACCTTTAAGAACACAGCCTACATTCTTTATGTGACTGGGGacacctctccatagatatgagctgtaacttggcctggtggtgtcacctgtctccatgaagacaagtttGATAATACCGTACTGTGGAACCCCTTCaggtaaacaataatatttgggGATCCTCCATTAAAAGGTAAGGTCTACTCTAGGCATACATCTTTGGCATTGTGAGAGGGCAGTCTTTACAACATGTGCTGCCCCTGCCAATGGGTTCTGtttgtccccctctccccttgcattaatgctttataaaaaataataatagtaattattTATATATCTGACTGTATATAGTTACCACACAGT
This Periophthalmus magnuspinnatus isolate fPerMag1 chromosome 13, fPerMag1.2.pri, whole genome shotgun sequence DNA region includes the following protein-coding sequences:
- the pid1 gene encoding PTB-containing, cubilin and LRP1-interacting protein; the protein is MWQPASERLQHFQTMLKTKLNVLTLRKEPLPTVIFHEPEAIELCSTTPVAKSRTHTGYKVNYLGKVTISGSQFLSGCTEGAVVGLVEHRAIAQQQGTCPKGSSVLEIRPFQVRLLHLDEHGEASSNMDTYQVARIAYCTADHSVRPNVFAWIYREINDDLSFQMDCHAVECENKLEAKRLAHSMMEAFRKTFHSMRSDGRIHKSGSTDDFTEDSSTPEDTTPDDG